In Ammospiza caudacuta isolate bAmmCau1 chromosome 2, bAmmCau1.pri, whole genome shotgun sequence, a genomic segment contains:
- the CAPN5 gene encoding calpain-5: protein MFSSVKPYENQRYASLKKECQRRKQLFEDPLFPANDDSLFYKSRIQGIQWKRPKEICNDPRLFVDGISSHDLHQGQVGNCWFVAACSSLASRESLWQKVIPDWKEQEWNPEKPESYVGIFHFQFWRFGQWLDVVIDDRLPTLHNQLIYCHSNSRNEFWCALVEKAYAKLSGCYEALDGGNTADALVDFTGGVSEPIDLTEGDYIADEAKRNLLFERVLKVHNRGGLISCSIKATSAADMEARLACGLVKGHAYAVTDVRKVRLGHGLLSFFKSEKLDMIRMRNPWGEREWNGPWSDTSEEWQKVSKSEREKMGMTVEDDGEFWMTFEDFCKYFTDIIKCRLINTSYLSIHKTWEEAVLHGAWTRSSDPLKNRSGGCINHKDTFLQNPQYVFDVKKAEDEVLISIQQKPKRTSRKEGKGENLAIGFDIHKVELNRNYRMHTLQQKVASSIYINSRSVFLRTDLKEGRYVIIPTTFDPGHEGEFLLRIFTDVPSDCRELTLDEPPHTCWSGMCGYPQVVSQIHVLAAAGLKNQDSQGGADPYVIIKCEGQKVRSPVQKNTVSPEFDVKGLFYRKKPGQPIIVQIWNHNLISDEFLGQVVLTGDPSDRQSVHTLHLQDRGNRRSNDLPGTIAVMLLSSNVLTNV, encoded by the exons GAAATCTGCAATGATCCACGTCTCTTTGTGGATGGGATCAGCTCCCATGACTTGCACCAGGGCCAGGTTGGGAACTGCTGGTTCGTGGctgcctgctcctccctggcatCCCGGGAGTCTCTGTGGCAGAAG GTCATCCCAGactggaaggagcaggaatggAACCCTGAGAAACCCGAGAGCTACGTGGGGATCTTCCACTTCCAGTTCTGGCGTTTTGGTCAGTGGCTGGATGTGGTGATCGATGACCGCCTGCCCACACTCCACAATCAGCTCATCTACTGCCACTCCAACTCCAGGAATGAGTTCTGGTGTGCCTTGGTGGAGAAAGCTTATGCCAA GTTGTCAGGCTGTTATGAGGCCCTGGATGGAGGCAACACAGCTGATGCCCTGGTGGATTTCACTGGTGGGGTCTCTGAGCCTATCGACCTGACCGAAGGGGACTACATCGCTGATGAAGCCAAGCGCAACCTCCTCTTTGAGCGCGTGTTGAAGGTGCACAACAGGGGAGGCCTCATAAGCTGCTCCATCAAA GCCACGTCAGCAGCTGACATGGAGGCTCGCCTGGCCTGCGGACTGGTGAAGGGCCACGCGTACGCGGTGACGGACGTGCGGAAGGTCCGTCTGGGCCATGGTCTTCTGTCCTTCTTCAAGTCGGAGAAGCTGGACATGATCCGCATGCGCAACCCGTGGGGCGAGCGGGAGTGGAACGGCCCTTGGAGTGACAC GTCTGAGGAGTGGCAGAAAGTGAGTAAAAGTGAGAGGGAGAAGATGGGAATGACAGTGGAAGATGATGGAGAGTTCTG GATGACCTTTGAAGATTTCTGCAAATACTTCACGGACATCATCAAGTGCCGTCTGATCAACACCTCCTACCTGAGCATCCACAAGACCTGGGAGGAGGCAGTGCTGCACGGGGCATGGACCAGAAGCAGTGACCCCTTGAAAAACCGCTCCGGAGGCTGCATCAACCACAAGGACACTTTTTTGCAGAACCCCCAA TATGTGTTTGATGTGAAGAAGGCAGAAGATGAAGTGCTGATCTCCATCCAGCAGAAGCCCAAAAGGACCAGTCGCAAAGAGGGCAAAGGAGAGAACTTGGCCATAGGCTTTGATATCCATAAG GTGGAGCTGAATAGGAACTACCGGATGCACACGCTGCAGCAGAAGGTGGCCAGCTCCATCTACATCAACTCCCGCAGCGTCTTCCTGAGGACAGACCTGAAGGAAGGCCGCTACGTCATCATCCCCACCACTTTTGACCCCGGTCACGAAGGCGAGTTCCTTCTCAGGATTTTCACAGACGTGCCTTCAGATTGCCG AGAGCTGACCCTGGATGAGCCACCACACACCTGCTGGAGTGGGATGTGTGGCTACCCACAAGTGGTATCCCAGATCCATGTccttgctgcagctgggctcaAGAATCAGGACTCCCAAGGAG gagctgatCCTTATGTGATCATCAAATGTGAAGGGCAGAAGGTTCGCTCTCCAGTGCAGAAGAACACGGTATCACCAGAGTTCGATGTAAAGGGGCTCTTCTACCGCAAGAAGCCAGGACAACCCATCATTGTTCAG ATCTGGAACCACAACTTGATAAGTGACGAGTTCTTGGGCCAAGTGGTGCTCACGGGGGATCCCAGCGACCGGCAGTCGGTGCACACGCTGCACCTCCAGGACAGGGGGAACAGGAGGTCAAACGACCTCCCTGGAACCATTGCTGTGatgctgctcagcagtaacGTCCTCACTAATGTCTGA
- the OMP gene encoding olfactory marker protein, with protein sequence MAAGAGTLELPFTCDEQLTRRMRLRFQSLQQRNVRAQDGERLLHPNEHIFRVDFIQQHQLRFLRWDVQLERPGKVTVTGTSQLWTPDLTHLMNRQLLEPVGIFWKKPGAEEVLCNEADAQEFGERIAELAQIRKVMYFLLTFTGGLEPAQLKGSIVFKA encoded by the coding sequence ATGGCGGCTGGGGCAGGGACGCTGGAGCTGCCCTTCACCTGCGACGAGCAGCTGACGCGGCGCATGCGGCTGCGgttccagagcctgcagcaaaGGAACGTGAGGGCCCAGGACGGGGAGAGGCTGCTGCATCCCAATGAGCACATCTTCCGAGTGGATTtcatccagcagcaccagctgcgCTTCCTCCGCTGGGACGTGCAGCTGGAGAGACCCGGCAAGGTCACGGTGACGGGCACCTCCCAGCTCTGGACTCCTGACCTCACCCACCTGATGAACcggcagctgctggagccagtgGGAATCTTCTGGAAGaagccaggagctgaggaggTGCTGTGCAATGAGGCAGATGCCCAGGAGTTTGGGGAGAGGATAGCAGAGCTAGCCCAGATCCGCAAGGTGATGTATTTTCTCCTCACTTTCACTGGCGGCCTCGAACCAGCTCAGCTGAAAGGCTCCATTGTTTTTAAAGCCTGA